The window GCGTTCGTTCTCCTCGATTAGCGGCGGGACGCGTGTCCCGACCTGATAGGTCGCAAAGCCGACTCCATCGACCTTCTCGACAACGCGCTCGGCCAGCGCGTCGAACGCGCCGCTGTAACCCTCACAGACCCAGCAGTCCTCGACGGCGGGCGCCTCGTATGGCTCGTCGTCCTCGAGTGCGAGCGCCGTGCGTAGGGCGGTCCCGCGCTCGTCGTTGGTCAGCCCGAAACTGCGGTCGGCGAAGACCCGCCCCAGACACGTGTTACAGACGGGGTCCTGTTCGACGACTTCCCTCGCGCTTTCGAAGACGCTCATCGCCCTGCCTCCGCGCTCGTCGGTGTCACGACACCAGTCGGATGGAAGTGTCGCCGTTGCTCGACCGTGTACATACGAGGACTTCGAGGTGGGTATCTAAGGGCTTGGCGTTTCCGTCCACGGATCCACGACTATATCACTGCCGGGCGGCGAGGCCGGGTATGCGCCAGTTCATCGTTTCCGGCCACGACGTTCCGACCACCCCCGATTTCTCGCTCGACGACCTCGCCGGCGCTGCGGGTCGCCTCGACGTGCTCTGTCGGTGCGTCTCCTCGGCCTTCTTCCTCTCGCATGCGATCCGTGAGGACGTCCGGACCCATCTGGTGCTCGCCGACGAGTTCACGCTCCGCTTCGAGGGAAGCGAGCTTCGACGGCTGAACCCCGACGAGCGATCCACGGCGGCGCTGGTCCGAAAGGCCCTTGAGGAACGCGAGGAGGCCATCGGCCACATGGAGGTCGAGACCTCCCCTGGGGTGTACCTCTCGCGGCGCGGGTTCGAGCCGATTCTCAAGAAAGCCGCCGAGGACAGGACGGTGGTACAACTCCACGAGGGCGGCGATCCCGTCGTGGACGTTGAACCGCCCGAGGACCCCGTGTTCGTCCTCTCGGATCATCACGATTTCGCGGAGCGCGAGGTCGATCTGCTCGACGAGTGCGCCGACGAGCGGGTTCGCCTGGGACCCCGAGCCATCCACGCGAACCACGCGATCACGGTGGCACACAACTGGCTGGACACCGGGGGCTACAGCCGGTACTGAGGACCCGTTCCGGAACGCTTAACAACGCAACCGGCTTTCTTCCGAGCGCGGGCCGGTGGGGTAGCTTGGTATCCTTCGGCCTTCGGGTGGCCGTAACCTCAGTTCGAATCTGAGCCGGCCCACTTTTCCCGCAACCCTACGCGAGGAGCGCCAGCGACGAGTGCGCTGGCAATGCGTCGAACACTGACGCCTGTTCGGCGTCAGTGAACCGGTGTGGACACCGGGTCTCGGCGTCCGGGGGCTTTACAACCGTCGGTCGTCTCGAACACACCGATGGCAGGACTCATCAAGCGAACGGCCCAGGCGATCGACGACATGTCACGTTCCATCTGGGACGACTCCAGTCAGACGGAGAAAGCGGTGGTCGCCGTCCTCCTCATCGTCACCGGACTAGCGCTCCCGGTCGTCCCCATCGTGATCCTCGCGAGGATCATCGCCAACTGACGGGCCCGCCTCGGGACGGCTGCGACCGAGACGGCCCGCGATATTATCTAGCCCATACAGTACAAATACACCTAGAGAAAGCGTTATGTTCTCCGGATCGGTATTGGATATAATCATGTCAAAAGACACCATGAAAGATATCGACCATAGCTCCCCGTCCGCGGACGAACTCACCTC is drawn from Halalkalicoccus subterraneus and contains these coding sequences:
- the trmY gene encoding tRNA (pseudouridine(54)-N(1))-methyltransferase TrmY codes for the protein MRQFIVSGHDVPTTPDFSLDDLAGAAGRLDVLCRCVSSAFFLSHAIREDVRTHLVLADEFTLRFEGSELRRLNPDERSTAALVRKALEEREEAIGHMEVETSPGVYLSRRGFEPILKKAAEDRTVVQLHEGGDPVVDVEPPEDPVFVLSDHHDFAEREVDLLDECADERVRLGPRAIHANHAITVAHNWLDTGGYSRY